From a single Hevea brasiliensis isolate MT/VB/25A 57/8 unplaced genomic scaffold, ASM3005281v1 Scaf1, whole genome shotgun sequence genomic region:
- the LOC110646876 gene encoding retinoblastoma-related protein produces MTEAASVSSLCSPVSPVTGSLSVSTSKMTRSPVKVAEITGSWLQTVISPLPSKPSAKLEQMLVVHGQSIVDEVIRRANILVTALFPTSRFDQRFISTLYRINLIESSWSEQRRSQALKLYYRVLEAVCESEAQKLNTNDLSGLLANERFHRCLLACSAELVSAMQTGISMLLPLIFERTGITAFDLSKVIGTFITHEQSLPRELRRHLNSLEEQLLESRVWEKGSSLYDSLIVSRPALSDEIYRLGLLAAPMPSLDTIALHYTGSYGGFPYPTILHNHNLSPVEDRDTIIRRKRPCSEHGDKGLNHISPKSQKIDSPPAFRDLQSQAAPASPSLQNAILSPTQSNPQHGGGACSDTAISILFSKMTKLAAIRIQCIAERLKLSQQFREKIYFLFQQILTQRASLFFNRHIDQIILCCFYGVAKVSEVELTFKQIIDNYKKQPQCRSQIYLSVSSNHEKNGGQYVGIIAFYENFFVPNVKSLLEILHAKTPKQLPEINHNDDSPSLHQMSPFPSLPDFSPKKVSPSQNVYLSPLRPSKRDALNSNILTKSYYALFGGSTRRHESPSKQLSAINKRLNRAPKARCMLKFDNSDAVMISDSVVAESLSLQNNYPASSGVVP; encoded by the exons ATGACAGAAGCAGCTTCAGTCTCTTCCCTCTGCTCTCCTGTATCCCCTGTAACTGGTAGCCTTTCTGTTTCTACTTCAAAGATGACACGTTCGCCGGTAAAAGTAGCAGAGATTACAGGAAGTTGGCTTCAAACTGTTATTTCTCCGCTTCCTTCGAAACCATCTGCAAAATTGGAGCAAATGCTAGTAGTTCATGGTCAGAGTATAGTTGATGAGGTGATAAGGAGAGCAAATATTCTAGTGACGGCCTTGTTTCCTACTAGTAGATTTGATCAGCGATTTATCTCGACTCTGTACCGTATCAACTTGATCGAAAGCTCATGGTCTGAGCAGAGACGCAGCCAAGCTCTCAAGTTATATTACAGAGTTTTGGAAGCTGTTTGTGAATCAGAAGCTCAAAAGTTGAACACCAATGATTTGAGTGGATTACTGGCTAATGAGAGGTTTCATAGATGCTTGCTTGCTTGTTCCGCTGAACTAGTTTCTGCAATGCAAACAGGAATCAGTATGCTGCTTCCTCTGATTTTCGAGAGAACAGGAATAACAGCTTTTGATCTGAGCAAAGTGATTGGGACTTTCATCACACATGAACAATCACTTCCTAGAGAATTGAGACGGCACCTGAATTCTTTGGAAGAGCAGCTGTTAGAGAGCAGAGTGTGGGAAAAAGGTTCTTCTTTATATGATTCTTTAATTGTTTCAAGACCAGCCCTTTCTGATGAAATTTATAGACTTGGGCTACTGGCTGCACCCATGCCATCACTAGATACTATTGCCTTGCATTATACTGGTTCTTATGGTGGCTTCCCTTACCCAACTATCTTGCATAATCACAATTTGTCACCAG TGGAGGATAGAGACACTATTATCCGTCGGAAGAGACCTTGTAGCGAGCATGGTGATAAGGGGCTAAACCACATTTCTCCTAAATCACAAAAAATAGATAGTCCGCCAGCTTTTCGAGATCTGCAATCCCAGGCAGCACCAGCATCGCCATCTTTGCAAAATGCAATTTTGAG CCCAACACAGTCAAATCCACAACATGGAGGGGGTGCATGCTCAGATACAGCAATCAGTATTCTTTTCAGTAAG ATGACAAAGTTAGCAGCTATCAGAATCCAATGTATAGCCGAAAGGCTAAAACTATCTCAACAGTTCAGGGAGAAAATCTATTTTCTCTTTCAACAGATCCTTACTCAAAGGGCTTCTCTTTTCTTTAACCGACATATAGATCAGATCATCCTCTGCTGTTTCTATGGGGTGGCAAAG GTATCTGAAGTAGAGCTGACTTTTAAACAAATCATTGACAATTATAAGAAGCAACCACAATGCAGATCTCAAATTTATCTTTCTGTGTCCAGCAATCATGAG AAAAATGGGGGACAATATGTTGGGATAATCGCATTTTACGAAAATTTTTTTGTTCCAAATGTCAAGTCTTTATTGGAGATTCTCCATGCAAAAACACCAAAACAACTTCCAGAGATTAATCATAATG ATGATTCTCCCAGTCTACACCAAATGTCTCCATTTCCAAGCCTTCCAGACTTTTCTCCAAAGAAAGTGTCTCCATCACAGAATGTCTACCTGTCCCCATTACGACCATCAAAG AGGGATGCTTTGAACTCAAATATATTGACTAAAAGCTACTATGCTTTATTTGGAGGGAGCACTCGGCGTCACGAAAGTCCATCGAAACAACTTTCAGCTATCAACAAGCGCTTGAATAG GGCCCCGAAGGCTAGGTGCATGCTCAAATTTGACAATAGTGATGCGGTTATGATTAGTGATAGTGTTGTGGCTG